The DNA window TGACGCCTGCCTGCCCAGAAGCAATTGATTCACTCGTAAAGTCAGGGGAACAGATATATTCTATCAAGGAAACCAAATGTAGACGTAGAATAAGGGTTTGGACAAAGTGGGTCCGTCCCAAACTATCTCCTCTTGTCTTCCACCAGATTATTGTGAAACATCTAACTCTGTCTTCTCGTTCTTCCACCCTGAGGtgaaagagaggatgaagaagcaGGCGGAGTTGGACTCCCAGGTCAGCCTGTTCCTCAGCAAGTCCTACAAAGTTCCCAAGTACACAAAGAGCACCGGCAAGATCAGCAtccgcggccgcctcctccgcAGCTACGTCCTCCATCTTGTGGCCAAGATCATCCTGGAGGTTTTGTTCATCGTGGGCCAGTTCTATCTCTACGGCTTCACCCTGGAGGCGCGCTACGTCTGCGCCACCGACCCCTGCCCGCACAAGGTGGACTGCTTCCTGTCCCGGCCCACGGAGAAGTCGGTCATCATCTGGTTCATGCTGGTGGCGACGGTGGTCTCCTTGGTCCTGTGCGTGATGGAGCTGCTCTACCTGTGCGTGAAGGCTGTGAAGGAGTGCATGACCAGGAGGCAGCACTACACCGTGACCCCGGTGACGCCTCCGTCCTCCGagaggaaaatgtttaaaagccGGGACGCGGCCATCCAGAATTGTGTCAacgtggagctggagctgcagggaCAAATGGTGGGTGTGAACGGGGTCAAAGGTGGGGTGAGCAAGGTCGTGAAGACCGTACCATCTGAGAATGACATGGGGGAGGTCCACATCTGAAGCGTGGAGGCGGTGATGGGTTCCAGTATCTGTGTGTTGGGCTGTAGAggggaagggtgtgtgtgtgtgtgtgtgtgtgtgtgtgtgtgtgtgtgtgtgtgtgtgtgtgtgtgtgtgtgtgtgtgtgtgtgtgtgtgtgtgtgtgtgtgtgtgtgtgtgtgtgtgtgtgtgtgtgtgtgtgtgtgtgtgtgtgtgtttgtgtgtgcccaGTAAATAAAGGTTGAGGGGAAGTGGCCAGCTTCTGTAAACAGATCTCAGTCACATGCAGAATGTTGTTTAAAGTGACTTCCAGAGACGTTTGTGACAgaatagaaaagcaacaaagATGTCCGTCGTTTTAAAAGACTGCAGATCAAAGGTTTGATGGATTTTGAGACATTGTGACGTCATATTTTTGATTCAATAAACATCTCATATTCAGAATCTGATTAAAATGCTGCTGTCTTTTTCTTATCGTGTTGTCATTTTGGCACAATATAAATTACAGTGCATTTAATTAAGCAATCATTttcagtttatattttattttttaattaagccATAAATCTATCACAATGTATTTTGTGTCTGTTAACAGGTTACACTTCTGGATCCGCATAAAGTATATCTACAAGATAATAAGCTTATTTGAACCTGCTGCCATCAGCTAAAAACATTGATAGATAAAAGTTTTAATTAGCAAACAGACTTTTCACGTTTTTGCAATGATTTCgcatatttttaaagaaacgGTTTGTTCGATTAGATGATAAATATGATGCTACAGCCAGGAGACAGTCAGCTGAGCAGGAAGGGAGATGACAGCTCGGTTTGGTCTGAAAacgagaaaaataaaaacagcgcCGGCACCTTGAAGGCTCCCAAGTTAATGGGTCATATAATATGTGTTTAACCGGTAAAGAAAAACGTACACTTAGCTGTAATATGTGTCGACCTCTTGGGTGTTTTTGCAGAATGAACAGCCTCATCTAGCACACGGTAATTACAcctgcttctttctcttcacGCAATCatcttcaaaaatatatatatcagcgTTTTCCAAAAACGTTAAACAGTTCGGTATCGATACATGTGAATCAATCGtgagtcggtctcagctgtcaatcaggatgtttcaccccattttatagcatcaaataacgaaTTAAAAACCAAACTTGTCAGAACATTCATCAGTTTGAGAAGAACTTCCTAAAATGCTAGAAGCCATCTTCGGGGAAATGTGTTTTGACTTTTGAGTTTGGCCCTTGTCctgtccactaacatggaggagacaggtgtTGTGACTGAACTGTAGAAAGACACAGTTGAATGAAAAAGTGTTTCTCTGGGCAGCATGAGCACTTTCAAACtgataaaagacaaaacaagagaagCTGTAGTTGTGTGGTTTCAAAGTAAAGTGAGAGATATGTAGTCTTATGGCTTGTTTAAAGTCCAGAACTGTCTCTTGGAACCCTGAAGGAAGATACCACCACACCTATCAATTATTACACTCCTCTTGTTCGGGTGTTTCATCAACTTTCTCCGCTCTCGTTTGCTGACTGGCTCAACGTGACATGAGAGCCACATGCAGGTTGTGCAACGGATTCCTCCCCAGGTCCCGCCGTCCTCACCCAGCACAAAAACTCCAAGGTCCAATTTCAGTTGGTGATTAGATCTGACCAGAGACGGTCCAGCCCTGACCAGTTCAGCAGGTAAGATGCAGCTCCTTCTGTTCTCTGTTCAGAAAACTGAGCTTTTATAGATTTACAGAAAGACATATTTAGAGAATACATAGACTTAAATGTCCGGTGAAAATATTGATTCGTTTTCTACATTTTTAGACGAAAACCGTGGGTTGTTAATCTCCTCAAGCTGATTTACATGCAATCTCGTTTTAATTCTATTGCCATTGCTTTACTGCTGAACTTTAAACCTGTATTACTGTATTATCTGATCCTTTTTGCCTGATTcctaaaatgttttaatccagTTTTCATACAAGTGCTGTAGTATTAATGTTTTCATTATCATGATAATATTTCTTCTTGTTCTAAACATAGCTTTCacttaaatatatgtatttaaattgtaaatcaCTGTtatctttatataaaatgttaacGGAAGCTTTATTTATAGGGAAGCTCTGTTTTTTTCTACCTCTACTATTCTTCATTAGTTGATTATTAAGccaatgatttttttattacgTCTTCTTCTCGTGTTGCGCTgccaaaaaactgaaaagtgatTCATCTTAGTGAAACAGAACAATGAGCTcttctttccacagcagaggtGGAAACAAAATCGTGATTTCTAACTAATTGATTAGCTgagtatttacagtattttccttcttttcatcTCAGATCAGTACCTGAATATCACATTCAAAGATGGGTGACTGGGGATTCCTGTCGACCTTGTTGGAAAAGGTCACCTCTCACTCCACTGTCATCGGAAAGATCTGGATGAGCGTCCTCTTCCTGTTCAGGATCATGGTTCTGGGCGCCGGTGCCGAGGCCGTGTGGGGCGACGAGCAGTCGGGTTTCATGTGCAACACTCAGCAGCCTGGTTGCGAGAACGTCTGCTACGACTGGATCTTCCCCATCTCGCACATTCGCTTCTGGGTCCTCCAGATCATCTTCGTGTCCACGCCGACGCTCATGTACCTGGGCCACGCTGTGCACGTCATCCACGCCGAGAACAAGATGAGGGAGCAGAAGAAGCTGATGTCTGCCGGGACCAAGATGAGCAAAGAGCCCAAGTACACAGACGACAAGGGCAAGGTGAAGATCAAGGGGAGCCTGCTGGGGAGCTACCTGACACAGCTGGTTTTCAAGATCATCATCGAAGCCGCCTTCATCACGGGCCAGTACTACCTGTACGGCTTCATCATGGTCCCCATGTTCCCCTGCTCCAAGAAGCCCTGTCCCTTCACCGTGGAGTGCTACATGTCCCGGCCCACGGAGAagaccatcttcatcatcttcatgctGGTGGTGGCCTGCGTCTCTCTGTTCCTCAACGTCCTGGAGGTCTTCTACCTGCTCTGCTCCAGGTGCAAGCGGAGGTCCAAGCGGGGGGCGCGGCACATTAACTCGTCGGAGAACCCGGCCAGTCTGTCCAACTACAGGCGGACAACCACGGAGGAGGCGCTGAAACAGAACAAGCTGAACATGGAGATGGAGAACAGCAACAGCATCGGAGGAGGCCTGGACGGCGCCAAGGAGGAGAGGCTGCTCCTGAACACTCATTGAAATGAATTCTCttgttttcagaatgtaaagaCTGAAGTTTTGTAGCTGTGAGGGGAAAGAAGATATGAAATAAAAGCTGTTTTGAAGCCTAATGATTAAAGCCAAAGTGATACTTAGGGACcaattttatactttttttaatgGAAATCGAATGATTTATGAAAATGTGCAATActgataattatttatttatgtgtgagagagcagaATGTTGTCTGTGCCCAGTTATTGAATGTGTCCTTTATTAAGTTATTGTCATGTTCATTATCTAGGACTTGAAATTACTTTGCTTACTGAacaatgatgatggtgatgatgatcgTGGTGAAGAAACTCTGATGtcatgttttgtatgttttctcatttttaATAAATGGTTAAAGTTGAATACAAATTGTGTTTCATTCACTTTTCACACTTTTCACTTCCACGTCGGACAACTTACAAAAATTCACATATTTAATCCAATAGTGCTGCTGCCGATGAGTCAATTACTGACGAGTCTAATAATGATTTTCAAGATAAAACAATTCAAATGAACAACATATAATGACAGCACGGTGGATAATGTCAGGCACAGCTCCTCAAAATCATATTATGAAAAAAGTATATGAAAAAAATCCTTATATATTGAGTTTATTCTCAATAAAGAGGCAAAAAACTCTCCATATTCACATCTTAGAGGTTGAAaccaatgatttttttttttgcaattttacatttaaaaatactacTTTATTATACATAGGGGAACAAATACAGgaataaatataacaaagacTTTCTCAAATTCAATTCATACAAAAGCATCTTTGTGAAGTCAACAATATGAGATTCCCTCCGTTTCTTGAGATCTTATGAATCTCTGTGAGGAGGAAATAATAACTTTTCGTTAAAAAAACTAACGTGACCGTTGACATAGTCTTTTCCCAGCAGGGTTATTGTACAACATTGGATTAGTGTGTGTGGAGATCGCACACGTATCCCTGACTCTTACTCCATTAATTCAGTAGCTGTGTGATAGAAATGAACGATCACACATGAACCTGCTGTGGATTAAAAGCCAATCATTAACCCCTGCAATCTTTTCAGAGCTGAGCCCAAAAATGGTCCACTGGAGATTTATCATCTCACAAACGTCTCGACAACGTGACGGCCTGTTGCAACATCTGCCAATCTAAAGTTCAAGGTATCACAGGCAGATCTGCTTTGGTTCAGCAGCCTCTCTGTCACTCGGCTCCACAGCTGCTGAACGATCTGTTTGTCTGGAGCAAAACGTGCGACTTTTAAAGGTAAGCTGCTCTGTTACTTtaacatttgatattttaagaTTAAAATCAAACTATTTCAAGCATATTTTAATGCTTTAATTTTCAGTTGATCGAATAATATCAAAAATATCTCCTGATTGCTGATATGTTAAGAAGAATATTGGTATTTATTTTTACTATAGGAGCATGTTTTCTGCCTCGGTAGAGTTTTATGAACATGtcagtatgagtgtgtgaaacaaAGCCAGAGTTTGGAGGAATTTAAATATTCAGATTAAAGCATTTTCCATAATCTGTcagagtaaatatatattatcaatGTATTTCTAAAATCACATAAAGCAATGATCTGTAGTCACTTCAGTCATAAAGTTTAGTTATATAAATGCTTTTATAGATTCTTCTTTATGCTCTGAACTTCAGGGATTTTAAAAaacgtctgtgtgtctgcaaaaCAAAAGAGATTCTGCTGTTTTTAATAATGTTCACGTTCATTAATCATCATATATTACAGCACCtagaacatttctttttttaatgagaaTGCTTTGacctattgttttttttttattattatatttttctcctctgtggtACAATCATGGTCATTAAACATAAGAATACTTGCTGATGAATTACAAAGAAACATacatatactgctattatagaagattaattacattttcattaaatttaCTTATTTTGTCCATGTTTTCTTGTGCGTTTGTTTCCACATAATCCATTAATAGAGTTTTCCCCTTTGCCTTTCAGGGACCATGGGTGAGTGGGGTTTTCTGTCGTCTCTGCTGGACAAGGTCCAGTCCCACTCCACGGTCATCGGGAAGGTGTGGCTCAGCGTGCTCTTCATCTTCAGGATCATGATCCTCGGAGCTGGAGCAGAGAAGGTCTGTGTGGTCGTAGTTCACACGTCTGTAGCTTAGTTGCATCACTGACTAACGGCATGCAGGAGTTGCAGAGGAAATAACATCCTCTAGTGGCCATAGCAAAAGGAtagtcagaatcagaatcctttaatagtcccacagtggggaaatgtgagggttttacagcagcagcgcaggcacagcgcaacaagagcaaaagaaagagcaaaaacaacaaagtaagaaacaaaaacaacaatgagcaaaacaaagaaaagtaaacagtaaataagcaaataaatagtaagtagtagaacaactaaacaacacaattaaataattaaataaaataattaactaaattaaattgcacaaattgcacgaattttgttgtgtgttcaatGGGATCACAGCTGGTGGGGTAGTGCTGCATTCAAAAGGTTTTAATTTGTGAGGagacatatttttattataaatacaatACTCCTGTGTCTTCTAAATTGAGCGGTTTGCATGTTGACATGCAAAAATGACATATTTATTTGGATTTAAATCGGCCAATTCAAAAATCCTTTCAAATTAGATTATCACTAAACGTCTGTTGCATGCCTACAATATAattttgtgttgttgcacaCAGCAGTACTTCAGTGCACCTCCACAatgatgccaccagggggctcttGATGATTTGTTTAAGCTCAATAAAACAACTGCCACTCTGTTTGTTGTTTACATGTAGTAACAGTCGTTTCTGTGACGCTACAGGTTTGGGGCGATGAACAGTCGAACATGATCTGCAACACCAAACAGCCCGGTTGTAAGAACGTCTGCTACGACCACGCCTTCCCCATCTCGCACATTCGATTCTGGGTCCTGCAGATTATCTTTGTGTCGACGCCGACGCTCATCTACCTCGGCCACGTGATGCACGTCATCAGCAAGGAGAACAAACTGAGAGAATACAACACCGCCCACTCGGGGGGCTACAAACAGCCCAAGTACTCCGATGAAACAGGCCACATCAAGATCAAGGGCAACCTCCTGGGGACCTACATGACCTCCATCTTCTTCAGGATCATTCTGGAGGTGGCGTTCATCGTGGGTCAGTATTACCTGTACGGCTTCATCATGGACCCGAGGGTGGTCTGCTCCCGAGCTCCGTGCCCCTTCACCGTCGAGTGCTACATGTCGCGTCCCACCGAGAagaccatcttcatcatcttcatgctGGTGATGTCCTGTATCTCTGTGGCGTTCAACTTGGCCGAGGTCGTCTACCTGTTGTGTGACCGCACGGCCCGGCGGAAGTTCAAAACCGCTTCACGTTCTCCCGTCGCGATTCAACCCCCGTTCAACACCGAGATGAAGAGCGAGAAGTTCGGCCTCCActgaaccaatcacagc is part of the Limanda limanda chromosome 18, fLimLim1.1, whole genome shotgun sequence genome and encodes:
- the gja13.1 gene encoding connexin 32.3, producing MGDWGFLSTLLEKVTSHSTVIGKIWMSVLFLFRIMVLGAGAEAVWGDEQSGFMCNTQQPGCENVCYDWIFPISHIRFWVLQIIFVSTPTLMYLGHAVHVIHAENKMREQKKLMSAGTKMSKEPKYTDDKGKVKIKGSLLGSYLTQLVFKIIIEAAFITGQYYLYGFIMVPMFPCSKKPCPFTVECYMSRPTEKTIFIIFMLVVACVSLFLNVLEVFYLLCSRCKRRSKRGARHINSSENPASLSNYRRTTTEEALKQNKLNMEMENSNSIGGGLDGAKEERLLLNTH
- the gja11 gene encoding gap junction protein, alpha 11, with product MAEWDVLGRLLDKVQSNSTVIGKVWLTVLFVFRILVLRTGAEEVWGDEQSDFVCNTEQPGCENVCYDRAFPISHVRFWALQIIAVATPKLLYLGHVLHVIHIEKKVKERMKKQAELDSQVSLFLSKSYKVPKYTKSTGKISIRGRLLRSYVLHLVAKIILEVLFIVGQFYLYGFTLEARYVCATDPCPHKVDCFLSRPTEKSVIIWFMLVATVVSLVLCVMELLYLCVKAVKECMTRRQHYTVTPVTPPSSERKMFKSRDAAIQNCVNVELELQGQMVGVNGVKGGVSKVVKTVPSENDMGEVHI
- the LOC133024317 gene encoding gap junction Cx32.2 protein-like; its protein translation is MGEWGFLSSLLDKVQSHSTVIGKVWLSVLFIFRIMILGAGAEKVWGDEQSNMICNTKQPGCKNVCYDHAFPISHIRFWVLQIIFVSTPTLIYLGHVMHVISKENKLREYNTAHSGGYKQPKYSDETGHIKIKGNLLGTYMTSIFFRIILEVAFIVGQYYLYGFIMDPRVVCSRAPCPFTVECYMSRPTEKTIFIIFMLVMSCISVAFNLAEVVYLLCDRTARRKFKTASRSPVAIQPPFNTEMKSEKFGLH